GTCGCCTCGGGCCAGTATCGCGAAGCCGGCCGCGCGGCGCTCGAACGCTGCCTCCAGCTCCCGCCCACCGAGAACGACGAATCCCACGCGGAGGCACGCGCCCTCCTCGCGCAACTCGAGCGCCCCACGCTCGCCCCCGCCGCCGTCACCGCGACACGCTGATCGCGCGCGCGAGCCGCATTTTCGCGGGAATTGCGGCAATCCGGTGACAGCCGCGTGAAACCGCGGTGACGCGCACGCTTTGGCTTTGCCCGGCGCGCCGACGCCGGCCGTAGGCTGCTCGCGGCCCATGAACGCCTCCCTTTTTCTCCCGCCGTTTCCCACCCTCGCGCGCCTCTCGCAACAAACCACCGCTCCGCTCCAAGCCCTCGTGCGCACGACCGGCTATCGGCTCCGCCCGCCCCGCGCCGTGGAGCACACACCGCGCGTCACCACGCGCCAGGCGCGCCTTCTCGCCTCGGGCGTCGTCGGCCCGCAGGCCTGCGCGCAAATCCGCGTCGAGGAGCGGAGCGGCTCGCTGCCCACCATCGTCGTCGGCGGCTTCGTCCCGGATGCGACCGAAGCGTTCTACCTGTTGCGCGGCGGCCTGCTGAAATTCGGCAGCGTGTTCTATCTCAACTACCCGCGCCGCAGTTTCTCGACCGATCTCTTCCTCGCGCAACTCGAGGACCTGATCGGGGAAATCGTCGCCACGCGCGGCGTCCGCCCGGCCCTGATCGCCGTCAGCTTCGGCGCCGGCCTCGTCCTCGAGCTGTTGCGCCGCGCCGCCGAGCGGGGCGAGCCGGCGCCGCTCGCGGGTCTCACCCTCGTGAGCCCCGTCGCCTGCACCGCCGACCTGATCGACCTCGGCGCGCCGAAGCCCACGACGCTGCTCGGCCGCGTGCTGTTGCCCTACCTGCGCGGGACCGGCGCGCCCGACGGCGCGCTGGTGGAAAAATCCCGCACCGTCTTCCTGCGCATGTTCGAATCCGGCGCGCAAAACCGTTCCGCGCTGCGCTTCCTGCTCACGCGCGACGAGACGCAGCGCCTGCGCGATGCGGTCATCGGCACCATCAACGCGATCGACGCCGCCGGCGCGTTCGAGCGCGTGCGCGCGCTTAATCACCTGCCCGCGCCCGCCGCGCCGCGCGTCCTGTTTTCCGGCCCCGCGCTCGTTCTCTACGCGGAAAAGGAAAGCGCCGTGCTCCAGGAAAACGCCCCGACCTGGCTCGAGCTCAGCCAGCGCACCACCGCCTGGCTGCCGCAGGGCCGTTGCATCGTGGTCACCAACCACGCCGATCATCCCGTGCAACACGCTTCGCTCATCTTCCACTCGCGCAACTTCGAGCCGCACCTCGCGCAACTCTACCGGAGCATCCGCCAACGCCCCGCCCACGCCGCGTGACCATGACCACCGCGCCCGCCCGCCCCATCGCCTCCCTTTCCGGCAAGCTCGCCGGCGTCATCGGCCGCCGCCTCGCCGCCCGCACCGCGCACCGGCTCGCGATGCAGGGCGACGGCACCGCCGCGCAGGAAGCCGTGTTCGCCCGGCTCGTGCGCGCACTCGCGCCGACGGCGTTCGGCCGCGACCACGGCCTCGAAGCCGGCCTGCCCTACGAACATTTCCGCGCCCGCGTCGAGCCGCGCGGCTACGAAGGATTTGCGCCCTACATCGAGCGGATGAAACGCGGCGAAGCCGACATCCTGCACGCAGGCCGTTGCGCGCACTTCGCCGTGTCGTCCGGCACGACCGCCGGCCCGTCGAAATGGCTCCCGGTGAACGCCGCGATGCTCGCCCACTTCCGCGACACCGGACTCGATTCGCTGTTCTTCTACGCACTGCGCACCGGGCGCGGCAGCGTCTTCCGCGGCCGGCATCTTTTCCTCGGCGGCAGCACGGGGCTCGTGCCCGTGCCGGGCGTCACGCCGCCGGTCTACTCGGGCGACCTCAGCGGCATCACCGCGCTGAATCTCCCGTGGTGGGCCGAGCGCCAGCTCTACGAACCGGGCCGCGAGATCGCGCGCCTGGAAAACTGGCCGGAAAAAGTCCGCGCCATCGCCGAGCGCACCTGGAATCGCGACATCACCCTCGTCGCCGGCATCCCGAGCTGGCTGCTCGTGCTCGCCGGCGCGTTGCGCGAGACTGCGGCGCGGCGCGGTGGCCGCCGCGTGGATTCGCTCGCGGATCTCTGGCCCAACCTCGAATGCCTCATCCACGGCGGCGTGCCGGTGGAGCCGTTCGCGGACGAGTTGCGCCGGGCCTTCGGCGACCGCGTGCGCCGGCACGAAGTCTACCCGGCGTCCGAAGGCTTCATCGCCGCGCAGGACACGGAGAGCAGCGGCCTGCGGCTGCTGGCGGATCACGGGATTTTCTACGAATTCGTGCCCTTCGCCGATTACGACGAGAGCGATCCGGTGCGCACCGCGGCGCGCGCGGTCCCGCTGGCCGGCGCGCGGCCGGGCGTGGACTACGTGCTGCTCATGACCACGCCGGCCGGCCTCGTGCGCTACGCGATCGGCGACCTCGTGCGCTTCGTCAGTCTCGAGCCGCCGCGCCTCGTCTACGTCGGCCGGACGCGGCTCCAGCTCAGCGCGTTCGGCGAGCACGTCATCGAGAAGGAAATCACCGACGCACTGACCGCCGTCTGTCGCGCGCACGGCGTTTCAGTGGAAAATTTCCACGTCGCGCCGCTCTTCCCCGCCGCGGGCACGCGCGCCATCGGCCGCCACGAATGGTGGATCGAGTTCCGCGGCGCGGCGCTCAGCGCACCGGAGCGCGAGAATTTCGCCGCCGCGCTCGATCGCGAACTCATCGCGCGCAACGACGACTACGCCGGCAAGCGCCAAGGCGGCGGACTCGATACGCCGCGCGTGTGCGCCGTCCCTGCCGGCGGCTTCGAGCGCTGGCTCAAGCACGCCGGGAAATGGGGCGGCCAGCACAAGACCCCGCGCTGCCGCTCCGACCGCCAGGTCGCCGATGCGCTGGCGCTGGCCGGGAATTCCCCCGAGAAATGAATTCATGCACGTCTACCTGATTCGCCATGCGCACGCCGAGGACGGCAAACTCGACGCCGCGCGCCCGTTGAGCGCCAAGGGGCGGAAGCAGATCCGCCAGATCGCGCGCCTGTTGCGCGCCGCCGGCGCGATCGAGACGGCGGAGTGGTGGCACAGCCCGCTCGTCCGCGCGCGCGACACGGCCGCACTGCTCGCCAAGCAACTCGGCGACGATGCGCCCCACCGGGAGGTCAGCGGACTGAAACCCGACGACGACCCGACGCTCGTGGCGCGCAAGCTCGGCGACGCGCGCAAGCCGGTGGCGGTCGTCGGCCACGATCCGCATCTCAGCGCGCTCGCGTCGTTGCTGGTGGTCGGCAAGGCCGAGCCGGCGCGCTTCCGCTTGAAGAAAGCCGCCGTGCTGCGCCTGGAACGCAGCAGCGGCGGCTGGACGGCGCGCTGGCTGATCTCGCCGGAGCTGCTGTGAGCGGCACGCAGCACCGGGGAGCCCTTCCCTGCGGTGCAGCCTTCGGGCGTCAGAAGGACTTGAGGAGCTTCTTGAAGAGTTCCAGATCGACGCTGACGCCGACGTAGATGTCGTCCTTGGGCATCTTGCTGTTGCCGTAGAAGGCGAGGCCGACATCGAGGTGCACGGCGGACGCCGCTTTTTCCAACGGGCCGAAGCCGACGCTCACGCCGGCGAGGACCGGGCGGGCGGTCTCCGTGCCAATCGTTACTTCCTTGTCGGTCCAGCCGGCCCACAGGTAGATGCCGCTGATGGCGCCGCGCGCCACGACGGGGAGATCGGACATGTCGGGCTCAGCCCCGTCCTCCGGTTCGCCCTTGAGCGCCTCGAGAATTTTCGCTCCACCCGCCGGCGCGACCTGCTTGTCGAGCTCGTAGGGGAAACGACGGTTGTTGGCCTTGCGAGTCGCGTCGCCAAAAATGTTGTAGCGCAGCTGGAACGTCGTGAGGCGATTCGAGGACCGGGTGAGCTGGCCGTAGCCGCCCGTGATGCCGAAGCCGCGCGCGCGCAGCATCGTGGTGATCTCCTCGTTGTCGATCAGGGGGAGTTTTTTCTCGGCCTCGGCGACCTTCTGTTCCGCGGCCTGCTGGTCGGTCGCCTTGTTGCCGCCTTCGTTCAACACCGAGAGTTTGACGGTCTTCGCTGCTTCCTCCTTCGCTCCGTAGTAATTTCTGATCAATTGGCGGTATTCCTCGGGACTCGGTTGGGCCGCGACGGAACGCGAGACGAGGCACAGCACGACGCCAGCGGCGACGGCGGCAAATTGCAGGGATGATTTTTTCATGGGACGGTGGGATTGACGTTTCGGGTCGAAGGCCGAAACGACCCCGCCCCGACGTTTCTTTCAGCAATCCCGCGCGGCCGGCGAAAAATCGGCACCGCGCGGCCCTCCGTCAGTAGCGCTCGAAAATCCCCGCGCTCAGGGCCTGCGGCGACCCGCGGAACTCGGGGTGTTGGTCCCGGTAGCCGCGCGCCTCGAAGGACTGCACGAGGTGCTGGCCGAGCGCCTGATTGCTGGCGAGCGCACCGTGGGCGAGCGCATCGACCAGCACGTCGGTGAACCGGCCGCGATCCAGCTGCGAATAGTCAGCCTCCTCGTTGTCCCGACAGGCGCTGAAAACCATCGCGCGCCCGCCCGCGACCCGCCGGCGGAACCAAAACGGGACGCGCCGGAAAAACCGCCGCGTCCGCCACCACCAACGCCGCACGAACGGCAGGAAGCCGTCGGGCATCGTGCCCGAGTGGCAGGCGTCGAAGAGGCAGTAGATCGACACGCCCGGACGGGCTTCCTTGAGCCAGGCGGCGAGCTCGTCGTCGCGAATCGCCGCCGCAAACGGTCCGGCGTCGTAGGGGTAGATGAATTCGTTGGCGCCGTCTGGCTCGTCCGTATCCGGATCCGCGACCGAATTGCCGTGCCCGCTGTAGGCGATGAGACAGACGTCGCCGGGCTCCGCGCTTTTGATCAGGTCGGCGATGGCGGCCGTGATGGCACAGCGTGTGGCCGCCTCGTTCAACAAAGGCGTGGTGGTGAATCCGCGGCGCGCCAGCTCAGGCGCCAAGAGCGTGTAATTGAGGTCGGCGCCAGGCAGGTCGCCGATTGTCGCGTTGGAATACTTCGCGACACCGATCAACAAGGCGCGCCGCAACGGCGGCCGACGAGAGGAAGAGGTTGTGGTTCGGCTCATGGGACGGAAACGGCGCCGCACGGGTCGATCTTTCAGTGCCGTGCCATTCTTTATGCGAAAGAAAGACGTGAGCGGAAGCGTTACTATGACTAACTTCCGCCACCGTCCCATGGAGCCCGAATCGAATCCGCCGTCCACGCTGCGCACGCGCCCGACCCTGCTGTTCCGCCTGCGCGACTGGCACGACGAGGCGAGTTGGACCGAATTCTACCGCCTCTACTACCAGTTCGTCTTCGGCTTCGCCCGGCGCGCCGGCCTCTCGCACGCCGACGCCGAGGAGGTCGCGCAGGACGTCTTCAAGCGCGTCGCCGAGACCGTGCACGAATTCGAGGCCGATCCCTCGCGCGGCTCGTTCCGCGGCTGGCTGCTCAACCTCACTCGCTGGCGCATCACGGACAAATTCCGCGCCCGCAAGCCGCACGAACGTCAGTCCGGCCCAGCGCTCTTCGACGAGTCCGACCGCACCGCCACCATCGAGCGCGTGCCCGACGGCGCCGACGTGCAGCGCGCGTGGGACGAGGAATGGCAACGCCACGTCTTCGACGCCGCGCTGGCGCGGCTCGCGCGCCGCGTGCCGGCGAAGCACTTCCAGATTTTCGATCTCTACAAGCGGCAGGACTGGCCCGTGCTGAAAGTCGCGCGCGAACTCAGCGTGAACGTCGCAGCCGTCTACCTCATCAGCCACCGCCTCACCAAGCAGCTGAAAAGCGAGGTCGAGACCCTGAAGGCGCGCCTCGCCTGAGCGCGGCATCCTCCGCTGACGCAGCCCGGGATGGACTCCGCTCGCGCAACCCGACAGAAGCGCATCCGGCAATGTCCCCCGCTGCCCCGCCCACGCCGCGCATTCCCGACTACGAGCTGATCCGGCTCATCGGCGGCGGGAGCTACGGCGACGTCTGGCTGGCGCGCGGCATCACCGGCGCGTTTCGGGCGGTGAAGATCGTGTGGCGCGACCGCTTTCCCGACCTCCGGCCGTTCGCGCGCGAGTTCGAGGGCATCACGCGCTTCGCCGCCGTGTCGCTGCGCGAGCCGTCGCAACTCGCGCTGCTCCACGCCGGGCGCGATGACGCCGCCGGGATGTTCTACTACGTCATGGAACTCGCGGACGACACGGAGCAGGGCCGCGCCGTCGACCCCGCCCGCTACCGTCCGCTGACGCTGCGCGAAGTCTTCGCCCAACGCGGCCGCCTGCCCGCCGCCGAGGTCGTCGGTCTCGGCGTCGCGCTCGCCCGCGCCCTCGCGAGCCTGCACGCCGCCGGCCTCGTGCACCGCGACGTGAAACCGTCGAACGTGATCTTCGTCGGCGGCGTGCCGAAACTGGCCGACGTCGGACTCGTCACCGCCGCGAGCACGGAGCAGATCACCTTCGTCGGCACGGAAGGCTTCGTGCCGCCCGAGGGTCCCGGCGCGCCGGCGGCCGATGTCTACAGCCTCGGCAAACTCCTCTACGAACTCGCGACCGGCCTCGACCGGAACGATTTTCCGCGCCTGCCGGCCGAGCTCGGCGAATGGCCGGACCGCCGCGAATTTCTCGAACTCAACGAAGTGCTGCTCCGCGCCTGCGAAGGCGACGTGCGCCGCCGTTTCGCCGATGCGGGCGCGCTGCTCGACGAGCTGCTCCTGTTGCAGGCCGGCAAATCCGTGCGCCGCCTCCGGCGCGCCGAGCGTCGCCTCTCCCGTGCGCTGCGCGTCGCCGCCGCGCTGGCCGTCATCGCGGTCTTCGCCGGCACCGGCGCGTGGGTCGAGCGGCGGCGCGCCAACGTGGAGACGATGCGCCGCGCCGCGGCCGAGGCCGAGCGCGATGCGCTCGCCCGTCGCACGGTCTACGCCGCCACGCTCGCCCGCGCCCAGCGCGCGTTGGAGCAGGATTACTACGGCCAGGCGCGGCGTTTCCTTGCCACGAGCCGCCCGCAAAACGCCGAACCGGATCTGCGCGGCTTCGAATGGCACGCGCTCGACCACGACGCGCTCGGCGACGAGGCGCGGTTGCTCCGCCGCAGCGGCGCGGCGGGCCTGACGGCGCGCAGCTCGCCCCGCGGTCGGTGGTGGGGCGTGAGCACGCGGGAACCGAGCCTGCTGCTGTGGGACGGCCGCACCGGCGAGGAGCAGAAGAAGATCGCCGGAGTCCAGCTGTTCAGCGGCTTCTCCGCCGACGAACAGTGGGCGCTCGGCATCGACGACCATTCGCGACTGAGCCGCTGGCGCGTGAGCGATGGACGGATGGAATCCGCCCCGAGCACGGGGACGCATTGGCCGATCGGTTGGATCGACGGCGCCTGCGCGCTCGCGCTGGTCCAGCGTCCGCAACAGCGGCCGCACGTCCTGCGCTGTTGGGACTTCGCAACGGGCAAAGTCGCGTGGGAGGGCGCGGTGCCGCTCACGGACGAAGCCAACGGCGGGGATTTCTACGGCGCGACGCTGACGGCGGACGGCCGGCATTGCGCTTTGGCGCTGCTGAGCGGTCGCGCGAGCGAGGCGCGCTGGCATGTGCTGGTGCTGTCGTTGCCGGATTTGCACGTGCGATGGAAACGGCCGCTCGCGGATCGGCCGCTGGCCCTGGCGCTCTCGCCGGACGGCGCACAGTTGTTTCTGGCGCTGGGCAACAGCCGGACGGTCTCCGCGTTCGCGGTCGACGCGCCGGAGGGGAGCGCCCCCGAGTGGGAGTTTCGCATGCCCTTCGCGCAACCGGAGGCGCTGGCACTCGACGGCGCGGGCCGGCTGGCGGTCGGCGGGCGCCGCTCGAGCGTGTGCCTGATCGATGCCCGCACGGGCGAAATCATCGCAACCCGGCGCGGGCACGAGAGCGACGTGCGCAGCGCGGCGTTCCATCCGACGAGCCACACGCTGCTCACCACGGGCAGCGGCGGGGACGTCCGTTGGTGGTCGGATCAACCCGGCCGACCGGGCCGCGTGTTGGCGGGCTTCGCGGCACCGGCCGGCGGCGGTCGCGCACTCTGTCTCTCGCCCGACGGTCGCTGGCTGGCCGC
This window of the Candidatus Didemnitutus sp. genome carries:
- a CDS encoding GH3 auxin-responsive promoter family protein, whose protein sequence is MTTAPARPIASLSGKLAGVIGRRLAARTAHRLAMQGDGTAAQEAVFARLVRALAPTAFGRDHGLEAGLPYEHFRARVEPRGYEGFAPYIERMKRGEADILHAGRCAHFAVSSGTTAGPSKWLPVNAAMLAHFRDTGLDSLFFYALRTGRGSVFRGRHLFLGGSTGLVPVPGVTPPVYSGDLSGITALNLPWWAERQLYEPGREIARLENWPEKVRAIAERTWNRDITLVAGIPSWLLVLAGALRETAARRGGRRVDSLADLWPNLECLIHGGVPVEPFADELRRAFGDRVRRHEVYPASEGFIAAQDTESSGLRLLADHGIFYEFVPFADYDESDPVRTAARAVPLAGARPGVDYVLLMTTPAGLVRYAIGDLVRFVSLEPPRLVYVGRTRLQLSAFGEHVIEKEITDALTAVCRAHGVSVENFHVAPLFPAAGTRAIGRHEWWIEFRGAALSAPERENFAAALDRELIARNDDYAGKRQGGGLDTPRVCAVPAGGFERWLKHAGKWGGQHKTPRCRSDRQVADALALAGNSPEK
- the sixA gene encoding phosphohistidine phosphatase SixA, producing the protein MHVYLIRHAHAEDGKLDAARPLSAKGRKQIRQIARLLRAAGAIETAEWWHSPLVRARDTAALLAKQLGDDAPHREVSGLKPDDDPTLVARKLGDARKPVAVVGHDPHLSALASLLVVGKAEPARFRLKKAAVLRLERSSGGWTARWLISPELL
- a CDS encoding caspase family protein, with protein sequence MSRTTTSSSRRPPLRRALLIGVAKYSNATIGDLPGADLNYTLLAPELARRGFTTTPLLNEAATRCAITAAIADLIKSAEPGDVCLIAYSGHGNSVADPDTDEPDGANEFIYPYDAGPFAAAIRDDELAAWLKEARPGVSIYCLFDACHSGTMPDGFLPFVRRWWWRTRRFFRRVPFWFRRRVAGGRAMVFSACRDNEEADYSQLDRGRFTDVLVDALAHGALASNQALGQHLVQSFEARGYRDQHPEFRGSPQALSAGIFERY
- a CDS encoding sigma-70 family RNA polymerase sigma factor translates to MEPESNPPSTLRTRPTLLFRLRDWHDEASWTEFYRLYYQFVFGFARRAGLSHADAEEVAQDVFKRVAETVHEFEADPSRGSFRGWLLNLTRWRITDKFRARKPHERQSGPALFDESDRTATIERVPDGADVQRAWDEEWQRHVFDAALARLARRVPAKHFQIFDLYKRQDWPVLKVARELSVNVAAVYLISHRLTKQLKSEVETLKARLA